CATCGCCCACGACCGCGAAGCCGCCCTGCGCGGCGCGTTCATCATGCGCGTGTACGGCTACCTGATGGCGGCCATCGCGGCTTTCATCCTCATCGAGGTCTGGCTGTTCCGCTCCGGCAAGGCCGAGACGCTGGCGCGCGCGCTGGTCGGCACCAACTGGATGCTGGTGCTCGGCGGCTTCATGGTGGTGGGCTGGCTGGCCCGCGGCCTGGCCGCCCGCGCCACCAGCACCGCGGCGCAGTTCGCCGGGCTGGCCGTCTATGTGGTGGCGCAGGCCATCATCTTCACGCCGATGATCGACATGGCCGATAAGAGGGCCGGCGGCGGTGTCATCGCCAGCGCCGCGGTGCTCACGGGCCTGGCCTTCACCGGCCTGACGCTCATCGCCTGGCAGACGCGCCGCGACTTCACGTTCCTGGGCGGACTGTTGCGCTGGGCCGGCATCCTGGCGCTGGTGGCCATCGCCGGTTCGGTCTTCTTCGGGCTGAACCTGGGCATGTGGTTCTCGCTGGCCATGGTCGCGCTGGCCGGCGGCGCCATCCTCTACGACACGTCGAACATCATCCGCTACTGGCCGAGCAACCGGCCGGTGGGAGCGGCGCTCGAGTTGTTCGCTTCAGTGGCGCTCATGTTCTTGTACCTGCTGCGGCTGCTGAGCTCGCGGCGCTGACCGCGTACGCCAGGTGATGACAAAGGCCCGCCGGCACTGGTTGCCGGCGGGCCTTCTTCGTGACGGCTGCGAGGGCGCTAGTCCTGACGATGATCACGTACTTGACCGCGCGGAACGCATCGGGGTCGAGGATCCTCAGCGCCAGTTGCTCGCCGTTCGGCTCCAGCGTGTAGCTGTCGGCGGGCTGGGCGCTGACCACCTTGGCCTTCTTGGCGTCGATGGGGATGAACGTGGCGCGGTCGGTGTCCAGCGACGTGAACTGGCCGCCCACGGTGTTGCCGGTCGGGCGCAGGGTGCGGCCCAGGCCCAGCAGCCCGCCCTTCGACTCGACGAGGCCCGCGCGCGAGAGCTCCTTCTTCGTGCCCACCACGTAGTAGATGGTGCCCAGGCGCTGGCGCGACGACTCCAGATTCGCGGTCTGCTCCTGGATCGTCTCGTCCTTCTGCTTGATGGTCTCGCGGCCGACGGCCACCTCGGTCTCGAGGCCCGCGACCTGGGTCTGCAGCTCGCCCACCCGCGCCGTCAGCACCACGATCTCGGCTTCCTTGTCGGCCACCGTCTTGCGCAGTCCCTTGATGAGCTTCTCGAGCCCGGCCACGTGCACGTCGCTCGCCTTCAGCTTCTCTTCGAGGTCCTTGATGCGGTTGTTGGCGCGCTCGACACCGGCCTTGATCTCGGTGATGCGGGCCATGGTCGCTTCACCGCGGTCCTGGGAGAGGTTCTGCTCCTGGGCCAGCTCGGTCTGCAGCGCCTGCGTACCCTGTTCCCCGAGGTCGATCTCCTGCAGGCTCTCCTGGATGGAGGCGACTTCGTCGATGGCCGCGGCATACCGCGCGCTGGTGGCCTGTTCCTCCGCCTGCAACGTGGCGAAGTCAGCCTTGCTCTGGCCCAGCTTCTGGTTCAACGACAATGTCATGCCCGTCATGGCGACGGCCGCCACGATGAGGATGGCGAACACGATCTTCCGCATGCTCCACACTCCTTGCCCGACTGGGGTTCCCGGTCAATCCCACAATATGCGTCCATACCCGAAGTGCCGCCGCCCTATTCACGTCCCGCCGGCCCCGACACGGACCGGCAATGCGTCAATCCGTCGCATTCGCTTGGGGTTCCACGTGCACCGTCACATCGGAACCCGGCAGGATCGCGCGCACCAGGTCCTCGATCCGCTCGGTCATGGCGTGCGACTCGCGCACCGAAAGGTCGCCGTCCACGGTGACGTGCATGTCCACGAACCAGCTGCCGCCGGCCGAGCGGATCCGCACGTCATGCGCATCTGTCACACCTTCCATGGCGCCGACCTGCTGTTCGATGGCTTCGCGTTCGCCCCCGCGTGGCGAAGCGTCGAGCAGCGCCTGCACGGAACGCCAGCCCATCCTGACGCTGACCCAGGCGGCGATGGCCGCCACCGCAAGCGCAGCCATGCTGTCACCGTGCTCGAGGAAGGCGAGCTGGGGCACGTGCCGCGCCACCAGGAGCTGGCAGAGCCCGAGCAACACGACGCACGACGACCAGATGTCGGTGCGGAAATGCAGCGCATCGGCCTCCAGCGCCTGCGAGCGGTACTTGATCGCGGCCGCCTTCAACCGGCGGGAACGCGAGATGTCCACGGCGATCGAAACCAGCATCACCGCGAACGACCACCACTTGACCTCGACGTGGACCGTCGGCTCCAGCAGGCGCTGCACCGATTCCCAGACGATCCAGACCACGGTGGCCAGCAGCAGCATCGTCTCGAACAGGGCCGAGATGTTCTCGATCTTGCCGTGGCCGTAGGGATGATTCTGGTCGGCCGGGCGGTCGGCAACACGCACGGCCACCCAGGTGGTGAAGGCGGCCACCAGGTCGAGCGCCGAATGCACCGTCTCGGCCAGGATGCCCAGCGAGCCCGTGAGCAGGCCCACCGTGCCCTTGATCGCCGTCAGCCCCACCGCCGCAATGACGGAACTGAGGGCGACGGCCGATTTCTCGCGGCCTGCAATGGCGGCAGCCTCGGTTTCCGCGGACATGGACTCCCCTGCGCGGGTCCGGCCGACCCGTTCGCGCTCAGCGGTAGTTGGCCTTGAGGTCCGACCAGGACGTGCTTTCGTCGACCACGTCGCCTTCATGCACGATGACCAACCGCGGCGGCAGCGCATAGCCGCAGCCACCGACCGAGATCCAGTCCTCATACCCGATCTCGGAATAGACCGGCGCCAGCAACAGGCCCGCCTTGGCCGTGCCGGCGTTGAGCCAGGCCTGCACGGCCGCCGTGACGTCGAACGATAGGTCGGTGTTGGCGGCCGAGGGATACGCGATGTCGAGCGCGGTCTCGGGGGTCAGGTCGTCGCGCGCGAGCAGCACCTCGCTGCCGGTCGCATCGTAGGCGTAGGCGCCCAGGTAGGTGAAACCCTCGGAGTCGTCGGAGTATCCCGTCTTGCGCACCACCAGCGTCGCGATGTAGACCTCGGCGCCCATGGGCAGGCCGCCCAGGTCGAATTCGAGCGAGGTGGCCCACTCGGAATCGCAGCCCCAGGCCTCGCCGCCGATCTTCAGGTGGAGGTCCGCGCCGGACACGCCGGCCTTGAAGTCGGCTTCCTGCGGGCAGGCGCCGGCGCCCTCTTCACGCTCGTCGTGGCCGCAGAGGGTGGGCGCCAGGGTTACTTCGACGGCGATGGCGTCTGTGGCCCCTGGACCAGCGACCATGAGTCCAGCGGCAAGGATCGCCGGAAGCAAAAGGGACGTCTGTCGGCGCATGGCGGACCTCAGTCCTGGCACGGGGCAGCGGAACACGGCGGCGGTCGGGGACCATGATCCGGCGGCGGACGCCGCGCGTCAAGCAGGCTGCGGGCATCCTGAAGATCTCTTGAAAAAGAAAGGCCCCATCCCGGGGGATGGGGCCTTCCAGTTGGCTTCGTCAGACCGCCGTCAGGCAGCCTTCGCCGTATCCGCAACTAGCGGAAGATGGCCTTGATCGTGCCGAAGGTCTCGGTCTCGGTGGCGACCGGGGCGCAGGCAACGGCCGGCGTACCGGAGAACATCGGCACCGGGCCGGTCACGACGGTGAAGTCGGCCGCGTTGTTGTCGGTGTCGATCGTGCCGCCACCATTGCGGTCGATGCCCTTGTCGATGGCAGTAGCGCCCGTCGCAGTGCCCTCGGCGCAGTTGGCCGTGCCCCAGCTGACCTTGTCGATGAGCGTGCCGGCGATCTCGGAGCCGCAGGCCAGATTGGCGTTCAGGGCGCTGAACAGGGCCATCTTGCCGTTGGTGCCGCCGAGGCTCATGTTCGTGGTGACGAAATCGGGCGTCATGGTGAAGTCGGCGCCGCCGGTGCCGGCCGTGCCGCAGGAGACCATCAGGTACGAGCAGCCGGCGATCCAGGTGTCCTGCGGGAACACGAAGTAGTTGGTGGCCGAGCTACCCCAGCTGCCCGTGGCCGAGCCGTACTCGAGCACGTAGCCACCGATGTTCAGGTCGAAGCCGGTCGCGTTGAACAGGACAACGTAGTCCTTCTTGTAGCTGGCAGTGGCCGTCGCCGAGCCGCCGCCGGGGTACACCTGGGCAATGCGGACGTCG
This genomic window from bacterium contains:
- a CDS encoding Bax inhibitor-1/YccA family protein, whose translation is MTDRFHGRQDADAVPATAEELRQAGIAHDREAALRGAFIMRVYGYLMAAIAAFILIEVWLFRSGKAETLARALVGTNWMLVLGGFMVVGWLARGLAARATSTAAQFAGLAVYVVAQAIIFTPMIDMADKRAGGGVIASAAVLTGLAFTGLTLIAWQTRRDFTFLGGLLRWAGILALVAIAGSVFFGLNLGMWFSLAMVALAGGAILYDTSNIIRYWPSNRPVGAALELFASVALMFLYLLRLLSSRR
- a CDS encoding lamin tail domain-containing protein, whose translation is MKKFAIALVIVALALPAFAVAADVRIAQVYPGGGSATATASYKKDYVVLFNATGFDLNIGGYVLEYGSATGSWGSSATNYFVFPQDTWIAGCSYLMVSCGTAGTGGADFTMTPDFVTTNMSLGGTNGKMALFSALNANLACGSEIAGTLIDKVSWGTANCAEGTATGATAIDKGIDRNGGGTIDTDNNAADFTVVTGPVPMFSGTPAVACAPVATETETFGTIKAIFR
- a CDS encoding cation transporter, with product MSAETEAAAIAGREKSAVALSSVIAAVGLTAIKGTVGLLTGSLGILAETVHSALDLVAAFTTWVAVRVADRPADQNHPYGHGKIENISALFETMLLLATVVWIVWESVQRLLEPTVHVEVKWWSFAVMLVSIAVDISRSRRLKAAAIKYRSQALEADALHFRTDIWSSCVVLLGLCQLLVARHVPQLAFLEHGDSMAALAVAAIAAWVSVRMGWRSVQALLDASPRGGEREAIEQQVGAMEGVTDAHDVRIRSAGGSWFVDMHVTVDGDLSVRESHAMTERIEDLVRAILPGSDVTVHVEPQANATD